A single Pirellulaceae bacterium DNA region contains:
- the upp gene encoding uracil phosphoribosyltransferase yields the protein MGQLVELKHPLAAHHVSVMRDVSTPAWLFRQQVHRAAALLAFAATEDLPLRPRTVVTPLATTTGQQLASRIALVPILRAGLGLVEPLQSLLPEAEVWHLGMYRDEATARPVEYYCRLPDGDPCDVGFVLDPMLATGGSLVSAIEALQRWGCPDIRVLSVIASQPGVDRLQREFPNLKLYVCAVDPELDNNNFIIPGLGDAGDRIFNTR from the coding sequence ATGGGCCAGTTAGTCGAATTGAAGCACCCGTTGGCTGCGCACCACGTTTCCGTGATGCGCGACGTCTCGACGCCTGCCTGGCTGTTTCGCCAGCAGGTGCATCGCGCCGCGGCACTGCTGGCCTTTGCTGCCACCGAAGATCTGCCACTCCGACCGCGCACCGTCGTCACGCCACTGGCCACGACAACTGGCCAGCAACTCGCATCGCGGATTGCCTTGGTCCCCATCTTGCGTGCCGGTCTGGGGCTGGTTGAACCGTTGCAGTCGTTGCTGCCAGAGGCTGAGGTTTGGCATCTGGGGATGTATCGTGATGAAGCCACGGCGCGACCGGTCGAGTACTATTGCCGATTGCCGGATGGCGATCCCTGCGACGTTGGATTCGTTTTAGATCCTATGTTGGCCACCGGTGGTAGCTTGGTTTCGGCCATCGAAGCGCTGCAACGCTGGGGCTGCCCCGATATTCGCGTGCTGAGCGTTATTGCCTCGCAGCCCGGCGTCGATCGCTTGCAACGCGAGTTCCCGAATCTCAAATTGTACGTGTGCGCAGTCGACCCTGAACTGGACAATAACAACTTCATCATACCCGGTCTGGGCGACGCCGGTGATCGAATTTTTAATACACGCTAG
- a CDS encoding orotidine 5'-phosphate decarboxylase encodes MKPVVQISLDVTTIEEAVETAELAVRAGIDWLEAGTPLILAEGLRCVRELRARFPETPIVADLKTMDGGYLEAEMMAKAGANFVVVMARAHEETVKVVCQAGRDYGIGVMGDNLGCPDMVAGARQLQDLGCDFIIHHIGYDERRGIAARGDIAPTPLDQLRQVVQAVDIPVQAVGGMSIDQAIQSPSFGAPLVVIGAPLAINPDRFERAGGNLETVLRQICDAVHAYGDVPVTRPYSP; translated from the coding sequence ATGAAACCTGTTGTGCAGATATCCTTGGACGTTACCACGATCGAAGAAGCCGTTGAGACCGCCGAGTTGGCGGTCCGCGCCGGTATCGACTGGCTGGAAGCGGGCACGCCGCTGATCTTGGCCGAGGGCCTACGCTGCGTTCGCGAGCTGCGAGCGAGATTTCCCGAGACTCCCATCGTGGCCGATTTGAAAACGATGGACGGTGGCTACTTGGAGGCCGAAATGATGGCCAAGGCCGGTGCCAATTTTGTCGTGGTGATGGCTCGCGCCCATGAAGAAACAGTCAAGGTCGTCTGCCAAGCGGGCAGGGACTACGGAATTGGAGTAATGGGTGACAACTTGGGCTGCCCCGACATGGTCGCCGGTGCTCGGCAATTACAAGATTTGGGCTGCGACTTCATCATTCATCACATCGGCTACGACGAGCGGCGCGGCATCGCTGCCCGTGGAGATATCGCCCCCACACCGCTCGATCAACTTCGCCAAGTCGTTCAAGCCGTCGATATTCCTGTGCAGGCGGTCGGCGGGATGTCGATCGATCAGGCCATTCAGTCGCCCAGCTTTGGTGCACCATTGGTTGTTATCGGGGCACCGCTAGCCATCAACCCCGACCGCTTCGAGCGAGCTGGCGGCAATCTGGAGACCGTACTGCGACAAATCTGCGATGCTGTCCACGCCTACGGCGATGTTCCCGTCACTCGCCCGTACAGTCCATAA
- a CDS encoding inositol monophosphatase, translating to MQDPLAAACDAARGAGRILLEHLGKVSVREKAQADLVTDADVASQQVIMRLLAGRFPQYAFLGEESSAEEQQAALDSNKPVWVVDPLDGTVNFVHQLAGFSVSIALVVAGQVRLGVVYDPLSNSLYTATHDGPAMRDGKPIRASACLDLSSALVCCSFPPAVRRDDPTVEQFLRVLERCQSLRRLGSAALNLCYLAEGSLDAYWASSVKCWDVAAGYLIAQRAGVIFSHLRGDAFDLWNPLLVAAASPTLHGQMLECMAG from the coding sequence GTGCAAGACCCATTAGCCGCTGCATGCGATGCCGCTCGTGGTGCAGGACGCATTCTCTTGGAACATTTGGGCAAGGTCTCGGTACGTGAAAAGGCTCAAGCTGATCTAGTTACCGACGCCGATGTAGCCTCGCAACAGGTGATTATGCGTCTTCTAGCCGGACGATTTCCGCAATACGCTTTCTTAGGCGAAGAGTCGTCTGCCGAGGAGCAACAAGCGGCACTGGACAGCAACAAGCCGGTGTGGGTTGTTGATCCCCTGGATGGCACCGTCAATTTTGTGCATCAGCTAGCCGGTTTTTCCGTATCAATTGCCCTGGTCGTGGCTGGCCAGGTAAGGCTGGGCGTCGTATACGATCCACTGAGTAACAGCCTGTACACCGCCACTCATGACGGGCCTGCCATGCGCGACGGCAAGCCGATTCGGGCCAGCGCATGCCTAGATTTGTCGTCTGCCCTGGTCTGCTGTAGCTTTCCTCCGGCAGTTCGTCGTGACGACCCGACCGTCGAACAGTTCTTGCGTGTGCTTGAACGCTGTCAGTCGCTGCGACGGCTGGGTTCTGCCGCACTGAATTTGTGCTATTTGGCCGAAGGCAGTTTGGATGCCTATTGGGCATCGTCGGTCAAGTGTTGGGATGTCGCCGCCGGGTATTTGATTGCCCAGCGAGCAGGGGTAATTTTTTCGCATCTCCGTGGCGATGCTTTCGATCTGTGGAATCCACTGTTGGTAGCCGCTGCCAGCCCCACACTTCACGGACAGATGTTAGAGTGTATGGCCGGTTAG
- a CDS encoding aldo/keto reductase: MSTVQIQPPPVGLGLWKIPQEATAQLVESAIECGYRHIDSACDYGNEVQAGLGIRAALDRGLCSRNALWITSKLWNTYHRPEHVRPAIERSLRDLGVDYLDLYLIHFPIALQYVPFDRRYPPGWFYDPDASQPCMRPDAVPIAETWSAMEELQRMGLCRQIGISNFGVSLIRDLLSYATNRPSVLQVEAHPYLAQTKLLRYCQQEGIAVTAFSPLGAGSYVSLGMADKRESVLDEPIVQHIAARHLRTAAQIVLRWGVQRGTSVIPKTSQVQRLSENLGATEFQLSEDEMQDLSRLDRHRRFNDPGQFCEQAFGCFYPIYE, translated from the coding sequence ATATCGACAGTTCAAATCCAACCGCCGCCCGTAGGACTCGGCTTATGGAAGATTCCTCAAGAAGCGACAGCGCAGTTGGTCGAGTCAGCAATTGAATGCGGCTATCGGCATATCGACTCCGCCTGCGATTATGGCAATGAAGTTCAGGCAGGGCTGGGAATTCGGGCTGCATTGGATCGAGGACTGTGCAGCCGCAACGCGCTGTGGATTACCAGCAAACTGTGGAATACCTATCACCGACCGGAACATGTACGCCCAGCCATTGAACGATCACTGCGCGATCTGGGGGTTGATTACCTGGACCTGTATTTGATTCATTTCCCCATAGCGCTGCAGTACGTACCTTTTGACAGGCGCTACCCGCCTGGCTGGTTCTACGACCCAGACGCTTCGCAGCCCTGCATGCGCCCTGATGCTGTGCCGATTGCTGAGACCTGGTCGGCCATGGAGGAGTTGCAACGCATGGGGCTATGTCGCCAGATTGGCATCAGCAATTTTGGCGTCAGTTTAATCCGGGACTTACTCTCGTACGCTACGAATCGCCCTAGCGTCTTGCAGGTGGAGGCGCACCCGTATTTGGCTCAGACCAAATTGCTGCGGTACTGCCAGCAAGAAGGCATCGCGGTAACTGCGTTTTCGCCGCTGGGAGCCGGTTCGTATGTATCGTTGGGAATGGCCGACAAGCGTGAATCGGTGTTGGACGAACCGATCGTCCAGCACATCGCCGCCCGACATCTGCGGACTGCGGCTCAAATAGTATTGCGATGGGGCGTGCAACGCGGGACGTCAGTCATTCCCAAAACCAGTCAGGTTCAGCGATTAAGCGAGAATCTGGGGGCCACCGAATTCCAATTGTCCGAAGATGAAATGCAAGACTTGAGTCGATTAGATCGCCATCGGCGCTTCAACGATCCAGGTCAATTCTGCGAACAAGCCTTTGGCTGCTTTTATCCGATCTACGAATGA
- a CDS encoding fatty acid desaturase — translation MSNPVPAPVIPFIPNRIYAITIAVVHVLGVVLLALLAFGPSAWRPYLFSWPAFFAFLCCIHLFGQGITIGYHRLLTHRSFKTPKWLEHAIAIIGICCMEDTPARWVTVHRMHHVHSDEVPDPHSPRVNFLWSHMGWLMFINRETYSIASLQKFSKDLLRDPFYMRLETNAYRQFYYILGQLPVFFLFGVMISYFFSSQFSDAVQMGSSMVVWAVVMRVIAVWHITWSVNSLSHMFGYQNYQTGEDSRNNWLVALLSVGEGWHNNHHEDPSAASVQHRWWELDLSYYEIKLLEFLGLASDIIPTRLQRRKQSAAAASSGQDVAAPADNTDGVPRSFSDSNRSW, via the coding sequence ATGTCTAACCCAGTTCCTGCACCAGTCATTCCGTTCATACCAAACCGAATTTACGCCATCACGATTGCTGTGGTTCATGTGCTTGGTGTGGTTCTGCTCGCTTTGTTGGCCTTCGGTCCGTCGGCTTGGCGGCCGTATTTGTTCAGTTGGCCAGCGTTTTTTGCTTTCCTGTGTTGCATTCACTTATTCGGTCAGGGAATAACGATCGGCTACCATCGGTTATTGACGCACCGCAGTTTCAAGACACCTAAGTGGCTGGAGCATGCGATCGCCATCATCGGCATTTGTTGCATGGAAGACACTCCGGCTCGCTGGGTTACAGTGCATCGAATGCACCATGTACATTCCGATGAAGTCCCCGACCCTCATAGCCCGCGAGTTAATTTCTTGTGGTCGCACATGGGGTGGTTGATGTTTATCAATCGCGAGACGTACTCGATTGCCAGTCTGCAGAAATTCTCCAAAGATTTACTGCGCGACCCGTTTTACATGCGGCTGGAGACCAATGCATATCGCCAGTTCTACTATATCCTGGGTCAGTTGCCCGTGTTCTTCCTGTTCGGAGTGATGATCAGTTACTTTTTTAGCAGCCAGTTCAGTGACGCCGTGCAAATGGGGTCTAGTATGGTCGTGTGGGCGGTCGTTATGCGAGTGATCGCGGTGTGGCATATTACCTGGTCGGTCAACTCGCTGAGCCACATGTTTGGCTACCAGAACTACCAAACGGGCGAGGACAGTCGCAACAACTGGCTGGTTGCACTGCTGTCTGTCGGGGAAGGTTGGCATAACAACCACCACGAAGACCCGTCGGCAGCTTCTGTGCAACATCGCTGGTGGGAGTTGGACTTGAGCTACTACGAGATTAAGCTACTGGAGTTTTTAGGATTGGCCAGCGACATCATTCCAACGCGATTGCAGCGCCGAAAACAGTCTGCTGCAGCGGCATCCTCCGGCCAAGATGTCGCAGCACCGGCCGACAACACCGACGGTGTTCCGCGATCGTTCTCAGATTCGAACCGGTCGTGGTAG
- a CDS encoding 1-acyl-sn-glycerol-3-phosphate acyltransferase, whose amino-acid sequence MNANMIWNWLETWTSDGSFTLSLVWLAGLSLVAIGYGLKLMWQSDYGFSESVLYLPAYLLGRLLWRVQFTNPPPPELRSGAILAPNHRSSVDPMFIQLAAKRRVHWMVAKEYCQIPVMSALMKALQVIPTNRSGTDINSTKIAMRYAQQGRLVGMFPEGRINVTAAPLLPVRAGAAMVALKAGVPIIPLYLHGSPFRESVLSPLLMPARVQITFGQAVHPVEPQLETNEPAQQFDESGDSPRANNQRQATWMMQRWGQSMLRLAGRPHATFELGSSRAKVRRDSKQSANDQA is encoded by the coding sequence ATGAATGCCAACATGATTTGGAATTGGCTTGAAACATGGACCTCCGATGGCTCGTTCACGTTGTCGCTCGTCTGGCTGGCGGGGCTGAGTCTGGTTGCAATCGGCTATGGCCTGAAGTTGATGTGGCAAAGCGATTACGGCTTTTCTGAATCGGTACTGTACCTACCTGCATACCTGCTGGGACGACTCCTTTGGCGTGTCCAGTTTACCAATCCACCACCGCCAGAGCTACGCAGTGGCGCCATCTTGGCACCCAATCACCGCAGCAGCGTCGATCCGATGTTTATCCAGTTGGCAGCCAAGCGACGAGTGCACTGGATGGTTGCTAAAGAGTACTGTCAGATTCCGGTGATGAGCGCGCTAATGAAGGCATTGCAGGTCATTCCAACCAACCGCAGTGGGACAGATATCAATTCCACCAAGATCGCCATGCGTTATGCTCAGCAAGGACGATTGGTTGGCATGTTTCCGGAGGGTCGCATCAATGTCACTGCGGCTCCGCTATTGCCCGTTCGCGCAGGCGCGGCCATGGTTGCACTCAAGGCGGGCGTCCCCATCATCCCCCTGTATTTGCACGGCAGCCCATTTCGCGAGTCAGTGCTCAGTCCATTGCTGATGCCAGCCCGAGTCCAAATTACGTTTGGCCAGGCGGTCCATCCTGTTGAACCGCAACTTGAAACCAACGAGCCCGCCCAACAGTTCGATGAATCGGGCGATAGTCCGCGTGCGAACAATCAGCGTCAAGCAACGTGGATGATGCAGCGCTGGGGCCAGTCAATGTTGCGTCTGGCGGGACGACCGCACGCAACTTTTGAACTTGGCTCATCGCGCGCCAAAGTACGGCGTGACAGCAAACAATCAGCCAACGACCAAGCTTAA
- a CDS encoding sodium:solute symporter family protein has protein sequence MLAFIVVVYFIIMYGISYLAQRRISSSEEFLLAGRRLPLSLAWMTLLATWFGAGTLLAVSDEVRATGIRAAALDPLGAGCCLLFVAAFVAAPIWRMKISTVPDFFRIKYGRQAELISACILVPSYFGWIAAQFTALAAVLHLYWQIPVSYGLPLVAILGTGYTLMGGMWSVTWTDAVQVTLLLIGLVVLAAVVLWELGSGSWSGGLERIISGTPAEKLVLLPTENLRELLGWLDLFMIGALGNVAGQDLMQRVFASNSPRTASWACGIAGTSYLAFGSIPVFLAIASAHLLPNHASDSILPMLVQMCFHPAVAIIFMLALLSAILSTIDSAILSPASILTMNFVRSNDAQRLLSWNRLAVVGVSLCSLVVAYAGENAYKLLEESYAVTLVGLLVPLLFGLWVTRPSSVAGITSMIVGSGVWLQHYLCGWSYFLEAWLAEWHMPVAMMATLLAAIAYIVVALSSRQTAAG, from the coding sequence ATGTTGGCATTCATCGTGGTGGTTTATTTCATCATCATGTATGGCATTAGCTATCTGGCCCAACGCCGAATTTCCAGCTCCGAGGAATTTCTGTTGGCTGGTCGCAGGTTGCCGTTGTCGTTGGCGTGGATGACGTTGCTGGCAACGTGGTTTGGAGCCGGTACCTTGTTGGCCGTGTCCGACGAGGTACGAGCGACTGGCATCCGCGCCGCAGCGCTTGACCCGTTGGGTGCCGGCTGCTGTTTGCTATTTGTAGCGGCTTTCGTTGCCGCGCCCATCTGGCGAATGAAAATTTCTACGGTCCCAGACTTTTTTCGTATTAAGTACGGAAGACAGGCCGAACTGATTTCGGCCTGCATTCTTGTGCCCAGCTATTTCGGCTGGATTGCTGCTCAGTTTACCGCCTTGGCAGCAGTGCTCCACTTATATTGGCAGATTCCGGTCAGCTACGGACTGCCATTGGTGGCCATCTTGGGAACGGGCTACACGCTGATGGGTGGCATGTGGTCGGTTACCTGGACCGATGCGGTACAGGTAACTTTGCTGTTGATTGGATTGGTCGTGCTAGCAGCCGTGGTGCTGTGGGAGCTGGGCAGTGGCAGTTGGTCCGGGGGGCTGGAGCGCATAATCAGCGGGACGCCTGCCGAAAAGCTAGTCCTGCTCCCCACGGAAAATCTTCGTGAGCTGTTAGGCTGGTTGGACTTGTTTATGATTGGCGCTCTGGGCAATGTGGCTGGGCAGGATTTGATGCAGCGAGTCTTCGCCAGCAATTCGCCCCGAACCGCTTCATGGGCCTGCGGTATCGCCGGAACAAGTTATTTGGCTTTTGGGTCGATTCCCGTCTTTTTGGCCATCGCTAGTGCACATTTGTTGCCCAATCATGCGTCGGATTCGATCTTGCCTATGCTCGTGCAAATGTGCTTTCACCCAGCTGTGGCGATCATTTTCATGCTGGCGTTGCTTTCCGCGATTTTATCGACGATCGACAGCGCTATCCTGTCTCCGGCCAGCATACTGACTATGAATTTCGTTCGCTCTAATGACGCCCAGAGGCTGTTGAGCTGGAATCGATTGGCTGTGGTTGGAGTGTCCCTTTGCAGCTTGGTGGTAGCCTATGCCGGCGAGAACGCCTACAAGCTGCTGGAAGAATCATACGCAGTGACACTGGTTGGACTGCTGGTGCCACTACTGTTTGGTCTATGGGTTACAAGACCATCGTCAGTCGCTGGAATCACCAGCATGATCGTTGGCAGTGGGGTGTGGCTGCAGCATTATCTGTGCGGCTGGAGCTACTTTCTGGAGGCATGGCTTGCGGAGTGGCACATGCCGGTGGCCATGATGGCCACTCTGTTGGCGGCGATTGCCTATATTGTCGTGGCCCTGTCCAGCCGCCAGACTGCGGCTGGCTGA
- a CDS encoding NUDIX hydrolase, protein MYESDRFRIERVEYELDSGQVAARDVIQHPGAAVVIPVLPDGRICLIRNYRVAVDAQLIELPAGTLEPGEPPLQTAARELTEETGYRAGQIQPLLTMCMSPGILNECMHVFLATQLEAGSCDLQDGEQIETWLVTPRQAIELLQSNEIKDAKTVAALLYYLRFVAQQDDQ, encoded by the coding sequence CTGTATGAGTCCGATCGATTTCGAATCGAGCGGGTGGAATACGAATTGGACTCGGGGCAAGTTGCCGCACGCGATGTGATTCAGCATCCCGGTGCTGCGGTAGTGATTCCTGTGTTGCCCGACGGGCGGATTTGTTTGATTCGCAATTATCGAGTAGCCGTCGATGCCCAGTTAATCGAACTTCCAGCCGGTACATTGGAACCCGGCGAACCCCCTCTGCAGACCGCCGCCCGCGAATTGACAGAAGAGACCGGCTATCGCGCAGGCCAGATTCAGCCGCTGTTGACCATGTGTATGTCGCCCGGCATTTTGAACGAATGCATGCACGTATTCTTGGCCACACAGCTTGAGGCAGGCTCGTGCGACCTGCAAGACGGCGAGCAGATCGAAACTTGGTTGGTCACTCCCCGTCAAGCCATCGAGCTCCTACAAAGCAACGAAATTAAAGACGCCAAAACTGTAGCAGCGCTGCTCTATTATCTACGATTTGTCGCTCAGCAGGATGACCAATAG
- the rimI gene encoding ribosomal protein S18-alanine N-acetyltransferase gives MIRRDMPTVLAIEEASFEFAWSEEEFIRCLRQRNCIGMVAELNEEVVGFMIYELHKNRLHLLNFAVNPAMRRQSIGSAMMDKLVSKLSTDRRCQILLEVRETNLNAQLFFKNFGFRAISVLRDYYTDTTEDAYLMQYRLANAQGDEFYSDEEDRRMAG, from the coding sequence ATGATTCGCCGTGACATGCCTACTGTATTGGCCATCGAGGAGGCTAGCTTCGAGTTCGCCTGGAGCGAAGAGGAATTCATTCGCTGCCTTCGCCAACGCAACTGCATTGGTATGGTTGCCGAGTTGAACGAAGAGGTGGTAGGCTTCATGATCTATGAATTGCACAAGAATCGGCTGCATCTGCTGAATTTCGCAGTCAATCCAGCAATGCGTCGTCAGTCGATTGGCTCGGCTATGATGGACAAGCTGGTCAGCAAGCTATCGACCGACCGTCGCTGCCAAATCCTGTTGGAAGTACGCGAAACCAACCTCAACGCACAACTGTTTTTCAAGAATTTCGGTTTTCGTGCTATCTCGGTGTTACGCGACTACTACACCGACACCACCGAAGATGCTTATCTGATGCAATACCGCTTGGCTAACGCCCAAGGCGACGAATTCTACTCCGACGAAGAAGATCGCCGGATGGCTGGTTAA